A section of the Telopea speciosissima isolate NSW1024214 ecotype Mountain lineage chromosome 3, Tspe_v1, whole genome shotgun sequence genome encodes:
- the LOC122655262 gene encoding protein FAR1-RELATED SEQUENCE 5-like, with product MVIDYSLFGDVVTFDTTFCTNKENRPFGIFSGFNHHRGIVIFGATLLYDEMAESFKWLFEAFLESHGQKKPITLFTDQDAAMAKAISEVFTGTWHDLCTWHLMQNGIRHLGNLMKDGSSFLSDLKMCIYQYDEEVQFEAAWEQLRSNYQFLKHFERVVNDKRANELKAESEARNKLPRNSFPHTPLMGHAEKVYTPLIFRLFHDEFSWVGSCYIKRKDESNSLHKYDVGIHGSEEEFKVECHPSEVIVKCSCRKFETFSILCCHALKIFVRLDIMSIPEAYVLSRWTCATRNLVVEDSNGIQIEEDVNLDSTERYRILCRKLVNIASEASNSVEGYALVNNVASDLYKQLHNLHSGNSNPSPDESTEEPNLNIVKGLKKKEKKKIEGSKTNKRLKP from the exons ATGGTAATAGATTATTCACTTTTTGGTGATGTGGTGACCTTTGATACTACATTTTGTACAAACAAGGAGAATAGGCCTTTTGGCATTTTTTCTGGATTTAACCATCACAGAGGCATCGTTATATTTGGGGCAACACTTTTATATGATGAGATGGCCGAATCATTTAAATGGTTGTTTGAGGCTTTCTTGGAAAGCCATGGGCAAAAGAAGCCTATAACATTATTTACAGATCAAGATGCCGCCATGGCAAAGGCAATTTCGGAGGTGTTTACTGGAACATGGCATGATTTATGTACTTGGCATTTAATGCAAAATGGCATTAGGCATCTAGGTAACTTAATGAAGGATGGATCAAGCTTTCTATCAGATCTAAAGATGTGTATATATCAGTATGATGAGGAAGTACAATTTGAGGCTGCATGGGAACAATTAAGGAGTAATTATCAG TTTTTAAAGCATTTTGAAAGAGTAGTCAATGATAAGCGTGCTAATGAATTGAAGGCTGAGTCTGAGGCAAGAAATAAGCTCCCAAGAAACTCGTTTCCCCACACGCCCTTAATGGGACATGCAGAAAAAGTCTACACTCCTTTAATCTTCCGCTTATTTCACGATGAGTTCTCTTGGGTTGGTTCTTGCTACATAAAACGGAAGGATGAAAGTAATAGCTTGCATAAGTATGATGTTGGTATTCATGGTTCAGAGGAGGAATTTAAGGTTGAATGTCATCCATCCGAGGTTATTGTTAAATGCAGCTGTAGGAAATTTGAGACATTTAGTATCCTATGTTGCCATGCTTTGAAAATTTTCGTAAGGTTAGATATCATGTCTATTCCTGAAGCTTATGTTTTGAGTAGATGGACATGTGCAACAAGAAACTTAGTAGTGGAAGATAGCAATGGAATACAAATTGAGGAAGATGTTAATTTGGATTCTACGGAGCGTTATAGAATTCTTTGTCGTAAACTGGTAAATATTGCATCAGAAGCATCCAATTCAGTAGAAGGATATGCATTGGTGAACAATGTTGCTAGTGATTTGTATAAACAATTACACAATCTACACAGCGGGAATTCAAATCCATCTCCAGATGAGTCAACTGAGGAGCCTAATCTGAATATTGTGAAAGggcttaaaaagaaagagaaaaagaagatagagggTTCAAAAACAAATAAACGATTGAAACCTTGA